The genomic interval TGACTCGCATCATCGGGGTTCGGCCCTCGCTACTTGGCAACATATAAAGTATCGATAATCTGCAGCCAGCTGACAGACTTGCCCGTTCGAACCCTGGGCAGAAAGCACTCTATAAAGAAGGATGatgggagaaagaaacagaagtGCCGACGAAAGAGAGGCGGGGAGTCGGGCGGACAGGGCAAAATTGCGGAAGCGTTGCCCGCGGTGTAAAGCTCGAAGGACCGCAGGTTACGGTGACTACGCTCAGAGTACAAACGGCATTACAGTGCACGATAACTACTTTAGACAGCCCCGTTTGCAGGAAAGAAatggtcttttctttctatttatacCAGGTCAACGGACGAATATGCTACAGAGCTCCAAATCATTTCCTGCACCACACATCATCAACTGTAACCCCCTTCTCGTAAAAAATATCCCATATTATCGCATGCGAGTGATTTCGAAAAGCGTCTATTTCTCGGCGTGGGCAACGGCGGCCTCCTGGTTGGCCTCACCGAGGGAGCGAACCTCGCCCTGCTTGCCGTTCTATATTGGTGAGAAAGACATTGTTAGCCCAAGTTCATGACCCATTGATTCCAACAAAACAAGCGGGGGCACCAAAACGAACCTCCCACTTAGCAAAACGCAGGTCCATCTGGCCACGGCGCTCAGCAGCCAGACGAGGGGTCTCCTTGAGGGATCTGCGGACCGCGCGAGCAGCAACGGCCAGGTAGCGGTTGTAACTGTAAAAGTCAAACGTCCAGTTAGTTCGGCGTTTTCGAAGCAAGAGGTGGAATAATAAGGGATCATGCGTACGTCAAACCAGCAGCTTTCCAGTATGCCATCTTGACGGtgtgtggaggatgaggtATTCAATTGGGGGTGGGAGAATCAAGCAACCGATACGGGATGCTTTGCAAAGCGTCGAGTTTCGGAGCATCGGGATCTCGGGTCATGTGATCCACGTGACTATCCGGGCCCATGACCAATCAAGCAAGCCGTTTCACCTGACCTTTTACAAAAGTAGTATATTCTAGCCATGGCCTACAGCATACTCCATTACCGAATCAGAACTGGGAGAATAGCATGTCTTCAATATATAtgcttctctctttttgtcaGACTTCCTGGCTATATCAAGTTTGTAcaatctcttttcttcttcggcgtctCCCTACacgtatatatatattaggGGTATCTACTAAGGctagatattatatacttcAACTACAGATGAAAGTGGTCATTACTTATAATATAGGCAGTAGTTTCAAATTAGCAAAACTCCAGAGCTCCTATCTCCGAGATGGTAATAATATAGTCAggatctatttaatattgACTGTCCAGTATAGTGGCTGCGCGGCTGAGTACCAGTCGACAAGCATACAAACAAATGATGTCCCTCTCCATTATACTATCCCGGATTGTGAGCTTCACCTACTGTCTACATATCTCAGTTGATGTCCATACCTAGATACTTAGCGATCCGATTCTGTCACACACCTGCTCTCACTTCATCTCACCCTTCTTCATATATTGTTTCACTCAGTTCTTCTCTACAACAGCTTGGTACAACGCCCACCCTTACTCTACACATCATCTTTTCCAGTGACTGTCGGTGAATCAGACTTACGACAAGGGTATTCACAGGCGCTATCTATTCACTATTTGACGTAACTTGCAGTCTCTTATGCTATCAGAACACTATGAGTTCTTCCAAGAGAGCCTTGAACAGACCAAAGAAGCGCACCCTTGTCCGCTGGGATGGTATGTATTTCCTTGGTTGGAAGACATTGATGTTGTTTGCTGGTTAAGCTGACGCTGAGTTGCTAGATAACCTAAACGAGCTTCTTTTACTGACCGTACAGTCAGTCTGCAACAACCAGTCTATTAAGATTCCTTGGTCTGAGGTTGCTAGTACAATGAAAAACAATGTCACTGAAGGGGCTATCGTCCAGCATCTGGCAAAGCTTCGGACCCGTCGTGTCGATGCTGGCAAAGAAGTCCCTCCTCCCCTACGGCGTGGTGGTGTAGGGTCATCGAACAAGTCTTCTGGGAATGTACCTACCAGAACTGCGTCTGGAGCCAAACGCAACCTCAGAGCTCCTCTTAGTGCAGGaagcgaggaggatgaaggtCTAGAAATGAATTTTCACGACGATACTTCATCTGACGAAGACTATATCGACAAAGGTCGCCGCAGAAGTCGACCCAAGAAGCAATTGCACAAACCCCAGCCACGTGAAGTCATTCCGATCAAAAGTGAAGACGAGGACATGGACGGCAGTAACGATGGATTCGGTGAGCTGTTGGTCCCTGGGGCTGAGTTTCTCCAATATCCCAACGAGCAAGAACCACACTCAGAGCCAACCTCCTCTCCTGTGTCAGACAATGCTACAAGCAAACTGGTTACTTTGAGGTACAGGCAGCCAGTGGGTAATATGTTTAGTGGCTTTCCTTCGACCTATGCACAGTCAGTAGCCGCAGCTCCTAGCGCATATGACAATACGCCTTACCAAGCTCCTTATCAACAGCTACTGGAACCTAATCTCAACATGGAGAATCAATACATGCTTGGATATAATCCTATCGCGGGAATGTCTGCAGTTGTTCCTGAAGACGCTGTTACTAACCTCACCTCCCTCGGGGAAAATCAAGACTTTCACAATACACCATATGCTGGCTACCAGCATCCAGCTTATTACCACTCCACTGATGACTCGGTTGGTGGTGTCCTTTATGGTGACAACTACCAGTTTCTCCATGGTAACTATATTGAACCAAATGAGGATTTGATCATGGAGACTCAGGATAACCTGGTGACGAAGATTGAATAAACCTCAAACAACATGACTTCACCGACTGGATGTCGTTCCCCCCCCGGTTCAGTTCGACTTTAGTGCTATTCTATTGTCTTGAACTAAGTCTGAAGGTACCTTGAATTGAGAGGTTGGATTTTGGTTTGCTTTATCTAGTGTTGACGAGACGGTGTTCTGCTTTGTTCAGTCCGAGCAATACATGGGGATCTCTTTCCAACTTTTGGTTTACATTCATTGGCCTCGGTCAGCGACTATGCATTGTTATTCTTTGACTTACTCCAATTTTGCATGCGCTTCATATTTgtattgttttgtttttagttttatttttcagATTGGTGTTGTTTCGCTTTTGAATCTTTAAGTTATAGTCCTTAATTAGCAATATCAACGCCGATAAGCGGCAATTAGTAATGTATACGAATTTCCGCTTCCGACGAGCCGAAGACATTCCCTCGGGAACGAGCCACGTGACCCATTCTAGGAGCTTCTTTTGCCAAGACATCCGGGGATCGAGAATCGCCTGGAAAATTTTCGAGACTTTggcttcatctccatcctccctctccatcttctcttctcccatctccccatctccatctccttcttcccttctttcttcctctgcaCCCGTCCTTGCTCTGGGAGTTCTGTTCGGGCAGACTTACTTCAACCATCAATTGACTCTGTTTCTgtattttcttatttaccTCTCTTATCCAAGATGCAAAGAGCTCTTTCCTCCAGGACATCTGTCCTTTCCGCCGCTTCTAAGCGCGCTCCCTTCTACAGATCCTCTGGCTTCAACCTCCAGCAGCAACGGTTTGCCCACAAGGTACGTACTATCCGACACTGACTTCCCAAAGCCTCCCGACAGCTCCCGGACTGTTTCCCTCCGAATTACTAGAATGCTAATGCGGTGTAGGAGCTCAAATTCGGCGTCGAAGCCCGTGCCCAGCTCCTTAAGGGTGTTGACACTCTTGCTAAGGCTGTTACTTCCACTCTTGGTCCCAAGGGTCGCAATGTCCTGATTGACACTCCTTACGGCTCTCCCAAGATCACCAAGGGTATGTCGCTACACCCCGACCGTTTCTAAACCAAACCGAAGGATGATACTGACTGCATGAAGACGGTGTGACCGTTGCCAAGGCCGTTCAGCTTCAGGACAAGTTCGAGAACCTTGGTGCTCGTCTCCTCCAGGATGTTGCCTCCAAGACCAACGAACTCGCCGGTGACGGTACCACCACCGCTACCTGCCTTGCCCGTGCCATCTTCTCCGAAACCGTCAAGAATGTTGCCGCTGGCTGCAACCCCATGGATCTGCGCCGTGGTATCCAGGCTGCTGTCGAGGCTGCTGTCGACTACCTGCAGCAGAACAAGCGTGACATCACCACCGGCGAGGAGATTGCTCAGGTCGCTACCATCTCCGCTAACGGCGACACCCACGTTGGTAAGCTCATCTCCACTGCTATGGAGAGAGTCGGCAAGGAGGGTGTTATCACCGTTAAGGAGGGCAAGACCCTTGAGGATGAACTTGAGGTCACTGAGGGTATGCGTTTCGACCGCGGTTACACCTCCCCTTACTTCATCACCGATACCAAGTCCCAGAAGGTCGAGTTCGAGAAGCCCTTGATCCTCCTttccgagaagaagatctccgcTGTTCAGGATATCATTCCCGCCCTTGAGGCCTCCACTACCCTCCGCCGCCCTCTCGTCATCATTGCTGAGGACATTGAGGGTGAGGCTCTCGCCGTCTGCATTCTGAACAAGCTCCGTGGTCAGCTCCAGGTTGCTGCCGTCAAGGCTCCTGGCTTCGGTGACAACCGCAAGAGCATCCTTGGTGATCTTGGTGTTCTCACTAACGGTACTGTCTTTACCGATGAGCTCGACATCAAGCTTGAGAAGCTTACCCCTGACATGCTCGGTTCCACTGGCTCCATCACTATCACTAAGGAGGACACTATCATCCTGAACGGTGAGGGTACCAAGGACTCCATCGCTCAGCGCTGTGAGCAGATCCGTGGTGTCATGGCTGACCCCACCACTTCCGaatatgagaaggagaagctccAGGAGCGTCTGGCCAAGCTCTCCGGTGGTGTTGCTGTCATCAAGGTCGGTGGGTCCTCTGAGGTCGAGGTCggtgagaagaaggaccgTGTCGTTGACGCCCTCAACGCCACTCGTGCTGCTGTTGAGGAGGGTATCCTCCCTGGTGGTGGTACTGCTCTCCTCAAGGCCGCTGCCAACGGCCTTGACAACGTCAAGCCTGCCAACTTCGACCAGCAGCTCGGTGtcagcatcatcaagaaTGCTATCACCCGCCCTGCTCGCCAGATCGTTGAGAACGCTGGTCTTGAGGGCAGCGTCATTGTTGGCAAGCTTACTGAGGAGCACGCCAAGGACTTCAACCGTGGGTTTGACAGCTCCAAGGGCGAGTACGTTGACATGATCTCCAAGGGTATCGTCGACCCCCTCAAGGTCGTCCGTACTGCCCTGGTTGATGCTAGCGGTGTCGCCTCTCTCCTTGGTACCACTGAGGTCGCTATTGTTGATGCCCCTGAGGAGAAGGCCCCTGCCGCTCCTGGTGGTATGGGTGGCATGGGTGGTATGGGCGGCATGGGTGGTGGCATGTTCTAAACTCCGCCACGCCTGCTATAGCCTAACCTCTCCTTGTTTCTAACCGTTCCTCTTCCAGCGTGTCTTTGCATATTATTGCATATTCTGATATCTCTGTGTTTTTAATATCTCTTTTGTCCTAATGTGTTGCACGTCCTCACTACCCAATTCCTTACTTCCGATTCTCCCTATCCTCCTACCTCTATTGTATTCTCCCCATAAATCATCTCCACTCCACTATGTCGGGATAAAAAGCCTCAGGGAGTCCTGTGTACCATATCATGTACTTTACGTACGCCGCAGCTTCTGTAGTTGTGGTTCTGTTCTCAATTTACAATAATTGTTCATGAACAAGTCGTCTCTTTTACGTAGCTCAGGCCCGTATAGAATCGTAGACTTGCATTTCAGCTACGATATACGTGGAATACCTAGTGTTAGTTAAATTTAATGGTCGAGGTCAGGAGTTCGTACAGCTTTCTATGCTAGGTGTGCGTGCGTTCTCGCGCATGCCTGTGGCCTGGGTGTGGTGATCTACGAGGTTTAGCATGTACTCCAATGCACAAGTAATGTTAACTTATGCGGGGGAATGAGTCCTGGACCCATGATAAGCCCAATTAAAGTGAGGTCAATCCTGGTGGACAGTCTGGAGAAGGTTGACCACGGCATGGATAGAAGTAGCAGtattgatgttgatgttgattcATAGACTTGTTCAATTGAAACATTGATATCTGAGGGTAATGTTCGAATGATTGTTGTCAGCTTCTCCTATGTCTCCTCTGAGGACGCAGGCTGCAGCTACCAAAAGCTTCACTAGAACATTGCTGAACGATGGTGCTCCAGTAGGGGCTATGATTCTCGGATTGGGTGGTTGTGATGACCTTTTCTTGCACGGCAGAGCGATTGGCTGGGCGCTTTGGCCTAGGTATGATAGTTGTGCATTTGGGGCAGCTGGCGTCTTATCTTGGATTTTTTGTAACAAATCGTCTACCGTCATATAAGGTTGGACCTCACGCAACTGGCGCGCCAAGTTCGCCAATCTTTGGGTGAATGAAATATACCCAGCAGCGGGCGACCTCGCTGTTGCTCTGGGGTCACAGGCAGACAGGACGTCTGCAACCCTGTCGATCTTAGATCGAGTAGCACCTGCGTAGCAGCAATCCAGGATTGCTAGAGCATCAAAACCTTCGGCAGCGTCGTCATCGGCGAAAAAGGAGTGTGGATATTCTGCTTCCCGTCTGCAGTTACGAATTTGAGTGAAGACCTATTCTCCCGCACAGGGTGTGCGAGCTCTTGTTGAGAAGATCTTCACCGAGAATCTCGGATTGGCAGCGTATTGGTTCTTAGCGGCATCACTGACCAAGCTGTGCTATTAAGTAGGTACCTCATGTGACGATCCTAGAGGGTTAGGCTCACCTGACCTTCGATGACATGAATCATTGAACTGCACTGCCTAGATTGCCTTTCTATATAGATGGTATTCATCCCCAGGAAATTCCTTCACTCCCAGTCAACAGCTTGGTTCCTCTCTACCTAACCCCCGTCTTTACAAGAGAACCGGCAGCAAGATCGCCTTAGCAGTATCTAACCGCCTGCAACGTATACAAAAAATCagaaaaatagataaataaatagataacGTAGGATAAAAACTACGCGCCATTAACACTCTGCTGCCATCGACCCCCCTTCTCAGAAAGATCAAACCCCATCATCCCCTCCATATCAGATACATGGACCGCCGGCAACGGCGAAATCACCCGATCCTCATGTCGTTTCCAAATATCATCCTCAAACTGCTTGTTATACCGTCTGTTCCCCAGATACCTGTCAAGACGTCCCGTACTTTCCGATTGTCCTGGGGCCGGCTTTGCGGGGGACGCCACGGCTCCTAATTTGAATACGCCTTTGACGGGGAGCAGGAAGAAATCCGTGATTATGCCGACGCCGATGATGTGGGCTTTTACGACGCTATCGCGGAGACGCTCGCTGAAGGCCATGGAGAGGGCGATGAGGATTATTGCGGCGGATGTTGGGCCTTGAGTCGTGTTTGGTTAGTGGTGGGCTTCAGAGGGGCTTTTACTCATTGACGGACCTGATATTGCTAGCATGTAGGCCCAGTCGGGGTTTGTTTCTTCGCCGCTCCATTCGCGGACATTGACGCCGAATAGGGAGGTAAAAAACGAGAGCGGGAGGAAGCTACGTTTTTCCTTTAGTAAAAGGTTGTAGATGGTAATTGATAGTATAGGGTAGAGTGGTGACTGACATGACAGTGAAGATCGTGAATACCATTACAGACTGCGATTGGTTTTGGGCTACTTCTGCCTGCCAGCGGGTTATACGGGATTCGTCGACGTTTGCTTGCTTTTGCTtgaggtcgaggaggtttTCGACCTAGAATACATAGCGTTAGGTAAGTTAGGTGGCATGAGGACAGGGGACCGTACAGCTTTCTGTGCTAGATGTGCGTTCTCGCGCATGTCTGTAACCTGAGTGCGGTAGTCTTCAAGTCGGGAAAGAGCGGATTCTATGAAGACTTTGCCGTATCCTTTGTCTTCGAAATATTGCGCCATAATTTTGACGGTGGCGGTTTGTTGTTCGAGAAGTTTCAATATGGTTCCTAGTTCGTCTATTATGTCTCTCAGTTCTAGAAGTGTAGAGAGATCCTCGCGGTTTTGGTTGGCTACTCGACGATCTCTTTCATCACGCTCTGATGCGGTCATTGTCTTGCCTTCTAGTGTCCTGTTGTAATCAGCTGGTCTAGCGATGAACCCTCGAGTGCGGAAGCGCTTGAATGATTTGGTGGTTGATTCAGTCTACTGACATTAGCTTTTGTATTGGAGTCGCCGATGGAATGTAGCGTACCAGGATGCTAATGGATTCCTCGAAGATCCGCAGTATCTGTAGATCATGGTCCAGCGTCCTGTCCAGAAGGATAGTGACTGCATGCAAGACTATCAATGCAGCG from Aspergillus flavus chromosome 7, complete sequence carries:
- a CDS encoding heat shock protein 60 (antigenic mitochondrial protein HSP60, putative), translated to MQRALSSRTSVLSAASKRAPFYRSSGFNLQQQRFAHKELKFGVEARAQLLKGVDTLAKAVTSTLGPKGRNVLIDTPYGSPKITKDGVTVAKAVQLQDKFENLGARLLQDVASKTNELAGDGTTTATCLARAIFSETVKNVAAGCNPMDLRRGIQAAVEAAVDYLQQNKRDITTGEEIAQVATISANGDTHVGKLISTAMERVGKEGVITVKEGKTLEDELEVTEGMRFDRGYTSPYFITDTKSQKVEFEKPLILLSEKKISAVQDIIPALEASTTLRRPLVIIAEDIEGEALAVCILNKLRGQLQVAAVKAPGFGDNRKSILGDLGVLTNGTVFTDELDIKLEKLTPDMLGSTGSITITKEDTIILNGEGTKDSIAQRCEQIRGVMADPTTSEYEKEKLQERLAKLSGGVAVIKVGGSSEVEVGEKKDRVVDALNATRAAVEEGILPGGGTALLKAAANGLDNVKPANFDQQLGVSIIKNAITRPARQIVENAGLEGSVIVGKLTEEHAKDFNRGFDSSKGEYVDMISKGIVDPLKVVRTALVDASGVASLLGTTEVAIVDAPEEKAPAAPGGMGGMGGMGGMGGGMF
- a CDS encoding mitochondrial ATP synthase epsilon chain domain-containing protein (hypothetical protein AOR_1_1282054) is translated as MAYWKAAGLTYNRYLAVAARAVRRSLKETPRLAAERRGQMDLRFAKWENGKQGEVRSLGEANQEAAVAHAEK